The following proteins come from a genomic window of Burkholderia stabilis:
- a CDS encoding amino acid ABC transporter permease: MPPWLHLMAESLRPLLYAGLVFTVPLTLASFAIGLLLAFGAALTRLFGPRWAQAAVRFYIWLFRGSPLLVQLFVIFYGLPSVGIVLDPLTAAVIGFSLNVGAYNAEVIRGVIESIPKGQWEAAYSMAMTRAQALRRAILPQATRVALPALSNSFISLVKDTSLAAVLTVPEIFQAAQRIAAVTYEPLILYTEAALIYLLFSSVLSTLQRHLETRFGRHALFQAELR, from the coding sequence ATGCCGCCCTGGCTGCACCTGATGGCGGAATCGCTGCGGCCCCTGCTTTACGCGGGGCTCGTGTTCACGGTTCCGCTCACCCTCGCGTCGTTCGCGATCGGCCTGCTGCTCGCGTTCGGCGCGGCGCTCACGCGCCTGTTCGGGCCGCGCTGGGCGCAGGCCGCCGTGCGTTTCTATATCTGGCTGTTCCGCGGCTCGCCGTTGCTCGTGCAACTGTTCGTGATCTTCTACGGATTGCCGAGCGTCGGCATCGTGCTCGACCCGCTGACCGCCGCCGTGATCGGTTTCTCGCTGAACGTCGGCGCGTACAACGCCGAGGTGATTCGCGGCGTGATCGAATCGATCCCGAAGGGGCAATGGGAGGCCGCGTACTCGATGGCGATGACGCGCGCGCAGGCGCTGCGCCGCGCGATCCTGCCGCAGGCAACGCGCGTTGCGCTGCCCGCGCTGTCGAACTCGTTCATCTCGCTCGTGAAGGACACGTCGCTCGCGGCCGTGCTGACCGTGCCCGAGATCTTCCAGGCCGCGCAGCGCATCGCGGCCGTGACCTACGAGCCCTTGATCCTCTATACCGAAGCCGCGCTGATCTACCTGCTGTTCAGCTCGGTGCTCTCCACGCTGCAACGTCACCTCGAAACCCGTTTCGGCCGTCACGCGCTGTTCCAGGCGGAGTTGCGATGA
- a CDS encoding amino acid ABC transporter ATP-binding protein, with protein sequence MIRLERIDKSFGTHRVLSAIDLALQPGSVTALIGPSGSGKSTLLRCVNLLEVPEAGVLTVGDARIDFAPGRRPSRDAVFAVRRQTGMVFQNFQLFPHLSVVQNVMEGLVTVQRWPHERARERAFALLDKVGIADKADAWPATLSGGQQQRVAIARALAPSPQVLLCDEPTSALDPELSIEVVEVLRQLAREGTTMLMATHDLRLAASIAHDAVFLADGRIVEAGASRDLFGRPSDPRTAKFIATLAQGVPAF encoded by the coding sequence ATGATTCGTCTCGAACGCATCGACAAATCGTTCGGCACGCATCGCGTATTGAGCGCGATCGACCTCGCATTGCAGCCGGGCAGCGTGACCGCGCTGATTGGGCCGTCCGGCAGCGGAAAGAGCACGCTGCTGCGCTGCGTGAACCTGCTCGAAGTGCCCGAGGCGGGTGTGCTGACCGTCGGCGATGCGCGCATCGATTTCGCGCCCGGGCGCCGGCCGTCGCGCGACGCCGTGTTCGCGGTGCGCCGGCAGACCGGCATGGTGTTCCAGAACTTCCAGCTGTTTCCGCACCTGAGCGTCGTGCAGAACGTGATGGAAGGGCTCGTGACCGTGCAGCGCTGGCCGCACGAGCGTGCGCGTGAACGGGCGTTCGCGTTGCTCGACAAGGTCGGCATCGCGGACAAGGCCGACGCATGGCCCGCGACGTTGTCGGGTGGCCAGCAGCAGCGTGTCGCCATCGCGCGCGCGCTCGCGCCGTCGCCGCAGGTGCTGCTGTGCGACGAGCCGACGTCGGCGCTCGATCCCGAGCTGTCCATCGAAGTGGTCGAAGTGCTGCGCCAGCTCGCGCGCGAAGGCACGACGATGCTGATGGCCACGCACGACCTGCGCCTGGCTGCGTCGATCGCACACGACGCGGTGTTTCTCGCCGATGGCCGCATCGTCGAGGCCGGTGCATCGCGTGACCTGTTCGGCCGGCCGAGCGACCCGCGCACCGCGAAGTTCATCGCGACGCTCGCGCAAGGCGTGCCGGCGTTCTGA
- a CDS encoding alpha/beta fold hydrolase has translation MLELANRFNFEGHRIAWGTLGEGPPLVLVHGTPFSSQVWRRIAPWLARRHRVFFYDLLGYGQSDMPDADVSLGRQNVLFGALLDEWNVTRPRVLAHDYGGATVLRAHFLDGIAYADLTLVNPVAIAPQGSPFVRHVAQHEAAFTGLPAYAHHALVSAYIGNAVARPLSDDTLSIYRSPWLTPAGRPAFYRQIAQMRQRYIEEAEARYAAPDFPVRIVWGEDDAWIPLEQGQALADRIANGKLIRVPRAGHLVQEDAPEAIVAAVLDTQGQR, from the coding sequence ATGCTCGAACTCGCGAACCGTTTCAATTTCGAAGGCCACCGGATTGCATGGGGCACGCTCGGCGAAGGGCCGCCGCTCGTGCTCGTGCACGGCACGCCGTTTTCGTCGCAGGTGTGGCGACGGATCGCGCCGTGGCTCGCGCGGCGTCATCGTGTGTTCTTCTACGACCTGCTCGGCTACGGCCAGTCCGACATGCCCGACGCGGACGTGTCGCTCGGCCGCCAGAACGTGCTGTTCGGCGCGCTGCTCGATGAATGGAACGTCACACGCCCGCGCGTGCTCGCGCACGACTACGGCGGCGCCACCGTGTTGCGCGCGCACTTCCTCGACGGCATCGCGTATGCGGATCTCACGCTCGTGAACCCGGTCGCGATCGCGCCGCAGGGTTCACCGTTCGTGCGCCATGTCGCGCAGCACGAAGCCGCGTTCACCGGATTGCCGGCGTATGCGCATCACGCGCTCGTGTCGGCCTATATCGGCAACGCGGTTGCGCGGCCGCTGAGCGACGACACCCTGTCGATCTACCGTTCGCCATGGCTCACGCCGGCCGGCCGGCCCGCGTTCTATCGCCAGATCGCGCAGATGCGCCAGCGCTACATCGAGGAAGCGGAGGCCCGCTACGCTGCGCCGGATTTTCCGGTGCGCATCGTGTGGGGCGAGGACGATGCGTGGATTCCGCTCGAACAGGGGCAGGCGCTCGCCGACCGCATCGCGAACGGCAAGCTGATCCGGGTGCCGCGTGCAGGACACCTGGTCCAGGAAGATGCGCCGGAGGCGATCGTCGCAGCAGTGCTCGACACGCAAGGGCAGCGCTGA
- a CDS encoding CGNR zinc finger domain-containing protein, translated as MVTRHEPARHAHEWGAADFVGGHPALDFLNTVADTGKTRDEDKLVDWPAVRAWAEQSGLLAPDDLARFLRHARQDGADELMALHRFREDAYAAIAHLTVGGGGSAGTRAAERLAVAIRDAIGRSAFDAVGGRFAWRPDARAASRWVDAAALGFEHLLRSDDFARVRQCGRCTWFFVDRGRGVGRRWCDMRTCGNRAKVEAFRER; from the coding sequence ATGGTTACTCGACACGAGCCCGCGCGACACGCGCATGAATGGGGTGCGGCCGATTTCGTCGGCGGCCATCCGGCGCTGGACTTCCTCAATACGGTGGCCGACACCGGGAAAACGCGCGACGAGGACAAACTCGTCGACTGGCCGGCTGTACGTGCGTGGGCGGAGCAATCGGGCTTGCTGGCGCCGGACGATCTGGCGCGGTTTCTGCGTCATGCGCGGCAGGACGGCGCCGACGAACTGATGGCGCTGCATCGCTTTCGCGAGGATGCGTACGCGGCGATCGCGCACCTGACGGTCGGCGGTGGCGGCAGCGCCGGCACGCGCGCGGCGGAGCGGCTTGCCGTGGCGATCCGCGACGCGATCGGGCGCAGCGCGTTCGACGCGGTTGGCGGCCGGTTCGCATGGCGGCCCGACGCGCGCGCCGCGTCGCGTTGGGTCGATGCGGCCGCGCTCGGCTTCGAGCATCTGCTGCGCAGCGATGATTTCGCGCGCGTGCGGCAGTGCGGCCGCTGTACGTGGTTCTTCGTCGATCGCGGCCGCGGCGTCGGGCGGCGCTGGTGCGACATGCGCACGTGCGGCAATCGCGCGAAGGTGGAGGCGTTCAGGGAGCGGTGA
- a CDS encoding DUF3592 domain-containing protein has translation MGRQTWKHVNETRPFRGPGCADIGLSVGARRSPEHTRIRRAPHAAGPVMPRKDALVAVLLGVALLVLAGVLAVTAGRATGHLVRAPGTVVRIVQDSDAMRAYRPIVAYLANDGQRREVAGNTASTVPAYDIGENVDVLLDPAHPDRPALIDDFAQRWFPAAVPALLAIASFAIGGLLIAGERRRGQSDAPPTRAERKQARRRWDIAVVLIPIAIGTGFLAGAGATGLRQWQIVRHYAQSTGHVVEIAKSARSPRARTSLYSAIVAFTTDSGRPITFVQGSASSHPGLHEGDDVDVLYDPVTPERAVVDRFWDRWGLTAILFAIGAPFLAAGLFVAATLWPEHRPHEAAQ, from the coding sequence ATGGGACGCCAGACATGGAAGCATGTGAACGAGACGCGACCATTCAGAGGGCCTGGTTGCGCCGATATCGGCCTGTCCGTCGGGGCACGCCGCTCGCCCGAGCACACCCGAATCCGCCGTGCGCCGCACGCAGCGGGTCCGGTCATGCCGCGTAAGGACGCGCTCGTCGCGGTCTTGCTCGGCGTCGCGCTGCTCGTGCTGGCCGGCGTGCTCGCCGTCACGGCCGGCCGCGCGACCGGCCATCTGGTCCGCGCGCCGGGCACCGTCGTGCGCATCGTGCAGGACAGCGACGCGATGCGCGCGTACCGGCCGATCGTCGCCTACCTCGCGAACGACGGCCAGCGCCGCGAAGTCGCCGGCAATACTGCATCGACCGTCCCCGCGTACGACATCGGCGAGAACGTCGACGTGTTGCTCGACCCCGCCCATCCCGACCGTCCCGCCCTGATCGACGATTTCGCGCAGCGCTGGTTTCCGGCTGCGGTGCCGGCACTGCTCGCCATCGCGTCGTTCGCGATCGGCGGCCTGCTGATCGCCGGCGAGCGCCGCCGCGGGCAATCCGACGCGCCGCCGACCCGCGCCGAACGCAAGCAGGCGCGGCGCCGCTGGGATATCGCGGTCGTGCTGATCCCGATCGCGATCGGCACCGGCTTCCTCGCCGGCGCGGGCGCCACCGGCCTGCGCCAGTGGCAGATCGTGCGCCACTACGCGCAATCGACCGGCCATGTCGTCGAGATCGCGAAAAGCGCGCGGTCGCCCCGCGCGCGCACATCGCTGTATTCGGCGATCGTCGCATTCACGACCGACAGCGGGCGGCCGATCACATTCGTCCAGGGTTCGGCGTCGTCGCATCCGGGCCTGCACGAAGGCGATGACGTCGACGTGCTGTACGACCCCGTCACACCCGAGCGCGCAGTCGTCGACCGCTTCTGGGATCGCTGGGGCCTCACGGCCATCCTGTTCGCGATCGGCGCGCCGTTCCTCGCGGCCGGGCTGTTCGTCGCCGCGACGCTGTGGCCGGAACATCGGCCGCACGAAGCCGCACAATGA
- a CDS encoding 3'-5' exoribonuclease, which yields MPVHVYVDTEFTDFIDCELISIGLVADDGREFYGERSDFEQSSCSEFVRAAVLPQLGKYPDRVFTRDSLHTELSLWLDQYTNERERLLCFDYGGDWELLCDLMDGPPAGWRACRVQLDQQRMEDYFRRHVGRHHALIDARAMQYATAIDE from the coding sequence ATGCCGGTGCACGTCTATGTCGACACCGAATTCACGGATTTCATTGACTGCGAGCTCATCAGCATTGGCCTCGTCGCGGACGACGGCCGCGAGTTTTATGGGGAGCGCTCGGATTTCGAACAATCTAGCTGCAGCGAGTTTGTCCGCGCAGCAGTTCTTCCCCAGCTCGGAAAGTACCCGGACCGGGTGTTCACGCGCGATTCTTTGCACACCGAGCTGAGCCTCTGGCTCGATCAATACACCAACGAGCGCGAGCGTCTGCTGTGTTTTGACTACGGTGGCGATTGGGAGCTGCTATGTGACCTAATGGATGGCCCGCCTGCTGGTTGGCGAGCCTGCCGCGTTCAGCTTGATCAGCAGCGCATGGAGGACTACTTTCGCCGCCACGTAGGACGGCACCACGCGCTGATTGACGCTCGCGCAATGCAGTACGCGACCGCGATTGATGAATAA
- a CDS encoding type II secretion system protein GspD, translated as MSVKSLLTLAVMWPALAVADKPASMPVAPPLPTLASLGGQTAAPLPVSVPLTPTQPMVQHSKGNSFDLRFATVSFVVDFVYENAVKTPHVIGPDVLADQRQVSFRYKADDGDLRRFLSAFLDSLGYVVTVRDGVDFIGKKPDADQPREVREPFVYVPRYRKADYLMRLVQPLVGGRFTTQRGVSPTGAAALQGKGEVARNVPQESAAAMIDQSSDQLVFMGTPGEIEALRKVLPMIDVARGKVNLRAWVYEVNNTTQDQSGFALAVSLFGAAIGLNVNNGLSDPSASTVQLRAGNAVTLGIQALDSDSRFKVLTRPNLTVLSGDRARLNVGQQVPTQGQVSYQGPSGTPVQSVVYQDAGVIFDVQPTVMRDTIELSVEEEISDFVRTSTGVNTSPTKNTRKLQTVTTLSNGDVAVIGGLLQAHDSLSSSGLSFLPKWAKGRGSLRDQTEIVLVLQVTKI; from the coding sequence ATGAGCGTCAAGAGTCTGCTCACGCTTGCAGTGATGTGGCCTGCGCTCGCGGTGGCCGATAAGCCGGCGTCGATGCCGGTAGCGCCACCGTTACCGACGTTGGCATCGCTCGGTGGTCAGACGGCAGCGCCGCTTCCCGTCTCGGTACCGCTCACGCCGACGCAGCCAATGGTGCAGCATTCGAAGGGCAATTCGTTCGACCTGCGATTCGCGACGGTTTCGTTCGTGGTCGACTTCGTGTACGAGAATGCGGTGAAAACGCCGCATGTGATCGGTCCGGACGTGCTCGCGGATCAGCGACAGGTGTCGTTCCGTTACAAGGCCGACGACGGCGACTTGCGCCGTTTTCTTTCAGCGTTCCTTGATTCGCTTGGATATGTCGTGACGGTGCGCGATGGCGTGGATTTCATCGGGAAGAAGCCTGATGCGGACCAGCCGAGGGAAGTGCGTGAGCCGTTCGTCTACGTTCCGCGCTACCGCAAAGCCGATTACCTGATGCGGTTAGTGCAGCCTCTGGTAGGTGGGCGGTTCACGACACAGCGAGGGGTGTCGCCGACTGGTGCGGCCGCATTGCAGGGAAAGGGCGAAGTTGCGCGGAACGTGCCACAAGAATCGGCAGCGGCGATGATTGACCAGAGTTCGGATCAGCTTGTGTTCATGGGTACACCGGGTGAGATCGAGGCGCTCCGGAAGGTCTTGCCGATGATCGACGTGGCCCGTGGCAAGGTGAATTTGCGTGCGTGGGTTTACGAGGTCAATAACACGACACAGGATCAATCGGGTTTTGCTCTTGCAGTTAGCCTGTTTGGTGCGGCGATTGGGTTGAACGTGAACAATGGATTGTCCGATCCATCAGCCTCGACAGTGCAGCTGCGCGCTGGCAACGCAGTGACGCTTGGCATTCAGGCGCTTGATTCGGATAGCCGTTTCAAGGTGCTGACGCGCCCCAATCTGACGGTGCTGTCCGGTGATCGCGCGCGGCTCAATGTCGGTCAGCAGGTGCCAACGCAGGGGCAGGTGAGTTATCAAGGACCAAGTGGAACACCGGTTCAGTCAGTTGTGTATCAGGACGCTGGCGTTATTTTTGACGTGCAACCAACGGTGATGCGGGACACGATAGAGCTGTCGGTAGAAGAGGAAATATCCGACTTCGTGCGCACGTCGACGGGCGTGAATACCTCGCCTACAAAAAACACGCGGAAGCTTCAAACCGTTACAACCTTGAGTAACGGCGATGTCGCAGTAATCGGAGGCTTGTTGCAAGCACACGACTCGTTGTCATCGTCAGGCCTCTCCTTCCTACCCAAATGGGCGAAAGGCCGTGGCTCATTGCGCGATCAGACAGAGATAGTGCTTGTGCTGCAAGTCACGAAGATCTAG
- a CDS encoding zonular occludens toxin domain-containing protein, which yields MSINAYCGIMGSGKSYEVISGPVLEAIARGRRVVTNVDGVREEAMHAYLAEKRGLNPSKLGRIVHVTTDRVREEGFFPVEVEGSGGATVTPGLVEPGDLLAIDEAWKLWATGEKLSKEHVSFFRMHRHFVNQESGLACDIVLMVQSVTDLHRMLKPVLELTFVMHKLKMLGASTRYRVEQYDGWKQNAKTRVATYYKTYNPEIFPLYKSYAGGAGHEAVVDARQNVLLDRKLWVVGGVSFVLFCAGLWGVARFFSHKPKPAQGQVSGVSAAGASAVTVPGDLPACPRHRPLLRRCRTFRTRGGCLGDSSPAPCSTWCSLTQAGASVSILLLRSTGLGHRFSVEWTANVLRCGRAQSRLPVRLLLFLGVARNERQESAHACSDVACARGGR from the coding sequence ATGTCCATTAATGCTTACTGCGGGATCATGGGATCGGGTAAGTCGTACGAGGTTATTTCCGGTCCGGTGCTCGAGGCGATTGCGCGGGGTCGTCGGGTGGTTACGAATGTCGATGGTGTTAGGGAAGAGGCGATGCACGCGTACCTTGCGGAGAAGCGTGGGCTTAATCCGTCGAAGCTCGGTCGCATCGTACACGTGACGACTGATCGCGTGCGTGAGGAAGGATTCTTCCCGGTTGAGGTTGAAGGTTCAGGCGGGGCGACGGTAACGCCGGGTCTGGTTGAGCCCGGCGATTTGCTTGCGATCGACGAAGCGTGGAAGTTGTGGGCGACCGGGGAGAAGCTTTCGAAAGAGCATGTATCGTTCTTCCGTATGCATCGGCATTTCGTCAATCAGGAATCGGGGCTCGCCTGCGACATTGTGCTGATGGTCCAGTCGGTGACTGATTTGCATCGGATGCTAAAGCCGGTGCTTGAGCTGACATTTGTGATGCACAAGCTCAAGATGCTCGGTGCGTCGACGCGTTATCGAGTTGAACAATATGACGGTTGGAAGCAGAACGCGAAAACGCGGGTTGCTACTTACTACAAGACGTATAACCCAGAGATCTTTCCGCTCTATAAGAGCTATGCGGGCGGGGCCGGTCACGAGGCTGTCGTAGACGCACGCCAAAACGTGCTACTCGACCGTAAGTTGTGGGTGGTGGGTGGTGTGTCGTTTGTGTTGTTTTGCGCCGGACTTTGGGGAGTCGCTCGATTTTTTTCGCATAAACCAAAGCCGGCACAAGGTCAGGTCTCTGGTGTTTCTGCTGCGGGTGCTTCTGCAGTGACCGTGCCGGGGGATCTCCCGGCTTGCCCGCGCCATCGCCCGCTCCTGCGAAGGTGTCGGACGTTTCGGACACGTGGCGGGTGCTTGGGCGATTCGAGTCCGGCACCGTGCAGTACGTGGTGCTCGCTGACGCAGGCGGGCGCATCCGTGTCGATTCTCCTGCTGCGTTCAACGGGCTTGGGACATCGATTTTCGGTCGAGTGGACGGCGAACGTGTTGCGATGTGGTCGGGCGCAAAGCCGACTGCCGGTGCGCCTTCTGTTATTCCTGGGGGTAGCTCGAAATGAGCGTCAAGAGTCTGCTCACGCTTGCAGTGATGTGGCCTGCGCTCGCGGTGGCCGATAA
- a CDS encoding DUF2523 family protein — MYAILMSAVWSALTWLFRSVLIKFVLYFALYFFVTEAVQFLQGQGILPTATSLSQAFGAVGPGVWYFLDLFSVSYGMPMVVAAYAARFVIRRIPLIG, encoded by the coding sequence ATGTACGCAATTCTGATGTCTGCAGTTTGGTCGGCGCTGACGTGGCTGTTTCGATCGGTGCTGATCAAGTTCGTGCTGTATTTCGCGTTGTATTTCTTCGTGACGGAAGCGGTGCAGTTCCTGCAAGGGCAGGGCATCTTGCCTACCGCCACGTCGCTTTCGCAGGCGTTCGGTGCTGTAGGTCCGGGGGTATGGTATTTCCTCGATCTTTTTTCGGTGAGCTATGGAATGCCAATGGTAGTTGCGGCGTATGCGGCTCGTTTTGTTATCCGACGCATTCCGTTGATCGGGTGA
- a CDS encoding replication initiation factor domain-containing protein: MVMTDTGELKTILVRQPVNEQVAMIDTLRFTVGEETWNRTAGIQLVADEAFIFEASKHLMQIFGFGITRDLKKSRDFYMNAWELGDNYGHVAFGGASQRGTMLINLSGQGCIAAKAGWESRLYDFLVDTAARPTITRIDLAHDCMQGEYTVDQVDGWYDDGLFTCSVNAPHHEYKGDWKKPNGRGRSVYVGLRRNGKLCRAYEKGREQGDADSEWLRIEVEFRNNKRVIPLDVLLDPSSYFVGAYPCLRFLDASRSPEKIEIKRKAAEINVDASLKNIRTSYGKYAFVLRNLLGDADFLDAITNDSGDWPERLKVPDYETCAVPIHVYGMTKPFNDLDPSGDGWTEETVFAPAATTGNKPCDSRAM, encoded by the coding sequence ATGGTCATGACGGACACGGGTGAATTGAAAACCATCCTGGTGCGCCAGCCGGTCAACGAACAGGTTGCGATGATCGACACGCTTCGCTTCACGGTGGGCGAGGAAACGTGGAACCGGACCGCAGGCATTCAGCTTGTTGCAGATGAGGCGTTCATCTTCGAAGCGAGCAAGCACCTGATGCAAATCTTCGGCTTTGGCATCACGCGCGATCTGAAAAAGAGCCGCGATTTCTATATGAACGCGTGGGAACTGGGAGACAACTATGGTCACGTCGCCTTCGGTGGTGCCAGTCAGCGTGGAACGATGCTCATCAATTTGAGCGGCCAAGGGTGCATCGCCGCTAAGGCTGGGTGGGAATCTCGTTTGTACGACTTCCTAGTCGATACGGCAGCTCGACCGACGATCACGCGCATTGACCTCGCGCATGACTGCATGCAGGGCGAATACACGGTCGATCAGGTCGATGGTTGGTACGACGATGGCCTGTTTACCTGCTCCGTGAACGCCCCGCACCATGAATACAAGGGCGATTGGAAGAAGCCGAACGGCAGGGGTCGCAGCGTGTACGTCGGCTTGCGTCGCAACGGCAAGCTCTGCCGCGCATATGAGAAAGGCCGTGAACAAGGCGATGCCGACTCGGAATGGTTGCGGATCGAAGTGGAATTTCGGAACAACAAGCGCGTTATCCCCCTCGACGTGTTGCTCGATCCATCCAGCTACTTCGTTGGTGCGTATCCGTGCCTTCGCTTCCTAGATGCCTCTCGCTCGCCGGAAAAGATTGAGATCAAGCGTAAGGCGGCGGAGATCAACGTTGATGCGAGCCTGAAGAACATCCGCACGAGCTATGGGAAGTACGCGTTCGTGCTGCGCAATCTGCTGGGCGACGCCGATTTTCTCGATGCGATCACGAATGATTCGGGCGATTGGCCTGAGCGCCTCAAGGTACCCGATTACGAGACCTGTGCGGTCCCGATCCACGTCTACGGCATGACCAAGCCCTTTAACGATTTAGACCCCTCTGGCGATGGCTGGACAGAGGAAACGGTCTTTGCACCAGCCGCTACTACGGGAAACAAACCATGCGATTCACGAGCAATGTGA
- a CDS encoding tyrosine-type recombinase/integrase, translated as MTIKKTDAGWLVDVQPGGRGAKRVRKTLKTLAEAKAYEAWLRTKVTQDTEWAPARRDLRRLTDLIETWYQHHGRSLRSGEDMKRRLVAMAVAMSNPVADKFSVQIFATYRDQRLKAGISLANMNREHAYLRSVFSELKRLGQWKGDNPLSSLRQFRVVERELTYLDRSQIVRLLHELGEGRNKHAKLIAKICLATGARWSEAEGLTIHQVRDGLIQYARTKSGKTRAVPVDQDLYNEIRAHHQQYGKEAQIFDAAASAFREAVDRARIELPDGQLTHVLRHTFASHFMMNGGNILSLQRILGHASLAMTMRYAHLAPDHLEEAKRFNALQCLQSMSTA; from the coding sequence ATGACGATCAAAAAGACTGATGCAGGTTGGTTGGTCGATGTACAACCCGGCGGAAGAGGGGCAAAGCGAGTTCGCAAAACTCTGAAGACCCTAGCTGAAGCGAAAGCGTACGAGGCATGGCTTCGTACGAAAGTGACTCAAGATACTGAATGGGCACCGGCGCGCAGAGATTTGCGCCGTCTGACAGACCTTATCGAGACGTGGTACCAGCACCATGGGCGCTCGTTGAGGTCGGGCGAGGACATGAAGCGTCGACTAGTGGCTATGGCAGTAGCAATGAGCAATCCGGTGGCCGATAAGTTTTCGGTGCAGATTTTTGCCACATATCGAGACCAACGTTTGAAGGCGGGCATTAGCCTTGCCAACATGAACCGAGAACATGCCTACCTTAGATCCGTGTTTTCCGAGCTCAAGCGTCTGGGGCAATGGAAGGGCGACAACCCGCTGTCCTCGCTAAGACAGTTCAGAGTGGTAGAGCGCGAGCTGACCTACCTCGATCGCTCTCAAATAGTTCGCCTGCTACACGAGTTGGGCGAAGGCCGGAACAAGCACGCGAAGTTGATCGCTAAGATCTGTCTGGCTACCGGTGCAAGATGGAGTGAGGCAGAAGGCCTGACGATTCATCAGGTCCGAGATGGTTTAATCCAGTACGCACGCACCAAGAGCGGCAAGACGCGGGCCGTACCTGTTGACCAAGATCTGTACAACGAGATCCGGGCGCATCACCAACAATACGGCAAAGAGGCTCAGATTTTCGATGCGGCCGCGTCAGCCTTCCGCGAGGCCGTCGACAGGGCGCGAATCGAGTTGCCGGATGGCCAGCTTACCCACGTCCTACGCCACACGTTCGCGAGCCACTTCATGATGAACGGCGGCAATATTCTGTCGCTGCAGCGAATATTGGGGCACGCAAGCCTTGCGATGACGATGCGCTACGCCCATCTCGCCCCCGACCATCTAGAAGAGGCAAAGCGCTTCAACGCGCTGCAGTGCTTGCAGTCGATGTCAACTGCATAA